The genomic DNA tcccccacatttcccattttcccccacatttcccattttccccccacatttcccatttcccccacattccccatttttccccccacatcCCCCCCGTTCCCCACCCCCTGCTCCccgggctctgctctcccggaGCCCTGCCTGGGCCGCACGCtcattccctctctgctctcccagagccctgcctgggccGCACGCtcattccctctctgctctcacGGAGCCCTGCCTGGGCCGCACGCTCattcccctctgctctcccGGAGCCCTGCCTGGGCCGCACGCTCAttcccctctgctctctgggagccctgcctgggccGCACGCtcattccctctctgctctcccagagccctgcctgggccGCACGCtcattccctctctgctctcccagagccctgcctgggccGCACGCtcattccctctctgctctctgggagccctgcctgggccGCACGCtcattccctctctgctctctgggagccctgcctgggccGCACGCTCATTCCCCCTCTGCTCTCCaggagccctgcctgggccGCACGCTCATTCCCCCTCTGCTCTCCCGGAGCCCTGCCTGGGCCGCACGCtcattccctctctgctctcccgGAGCCCTGCCTGGGCCGCACGCtcattccctctctgctctctgggagccctgcctgggccGCACGCtcattccctctctgctctctcagagccctgcctgggccGCACGCTCATTCCCCCTCTGCTCTCTCAGAGCCCTGTCTGGGCCGCACGCTCATTccccctctgctctcccagagccctgcctgggccGCACGCtcattccctctctgctcttccgGAGCCCTGCCTGGGCCGCACGCtcattccctctctgctctcccgGAGCCCTGCCTGGGCCGCACGCtcattccctctctgctctcccgGAGCCCTGCCTGGGCCGCACGCtcattccctctctgctctcccgGAGCCCTGCCTGGGCCGCACGCTCattcccctctgctctcccGGAGCCCTGCCTGGGCCGCACGCtcattccctctctgctctcacGGAGCCCTGTCTGGGCCGCACGCtcattccctctctgctctcacGGAGCCCTGTCTGGGCCGCACGCtcattccctctctgctctcccgGAGCCCTGCCTGGGCCGCACGCTCATTccccctctgctctcccagagccctgcctgggccGCACGCTCattcccctctgctctcccagagccctgcctgggccGCACGCtcattccctctctgctctccccaagccctgcctgggccgcACGCtcattccctctctgctctcccagagccctgcctgggccGCACGCTCAttccccaggctctgctctcccggaGCCCTGCCTGGGCCGCACGCtcattccctctctgctctctgggagccctgcctgggccGCACGCtcattccctctctgctctcccgGAGCCCTGCCTGGGCCGCACGCtcattccctctctgctctcccgGAGCCCTGCCTGGGCCGCACGCTCATTCCCCCTCTGCTCTctcagagccctgcctgggccGCACGCTCATTCCCCCTCTGCTCTctcagagccctgcctgggccGCACGCTCattcccctctgctctcccagagccctgcctgggccGCACGCTCATTccccctctgctctcccagagccctgcctgggccGCACGCtcattccctctctgctctcccagagccctgcctgggccGCACGCtcattccctctctgctctccccGAGCCCTGCCTGGGCCGCACGCTCATTccccctctgctctcccagagccctgcctgggccGCACGCTCATTCCCCTCTGCTCTCCgggagccctgcctgggccGCACGCtcattccctctctgctctcccgGAGCCCTGCCTGGGCCGCACGCtcattccctctctgctctcacGGAGCCCTGCCTGGGCCGCACGCTCATTccccctctgctctcccagagccctgcctgggccGCACGCTCATTccccctctgctctcccagagccctgcctgggccGCACGCtcattccctctctgctctccccGAGCCCTGCCTGGGCCGCACGCTCATTccccctctgctctcccagagccctgcctgggccGCACGCTCattcccctctgctctcccagagccctgcctgggccGCACGCTCATTCCCCCTCTGCTCTCCCGGAGCCCTGCCTGGGCCGCACGCtcattccctctctgctctcccagagccctgcctgggccGCACGCtcattccctctctgctctctcaGCAGGCGGAGCAATCTCAGAGCTGCTATGAAGaatcccctcccctccctgcctcctttcctccctcggCTCCCCAGCGTGGCAAGCGCTGCAGTTCCCAGGCAGGACTGGCACAGACTGAATTCCAAGGATTCGGGGAGTGATTTGGGGCAGGAATGACTGGAAGAGGGAGCAGCTCCACCCTTGGCACGGATCAGGCTGGCACCGAGCTCCAGCCGGGATTTTTGGGGACAAATCCCTGTCCCAGAGTGACCTGCAccccttccctgccactccAGAGCCTTttatctcccaaaagctctcaGCATTCCCGGATGGAAGAGCAGCCCAGAGTGTGAGTTTGGATTCCTCACTGTCTCCTGCCAAGTccccttttccagctgggaattcccaACTCGCCGAGCCCAGCTTTtcccaggacagagctgctgatCCCAGCCAGATTTTCAGGAATTTCCAGTGGGattgaggagctgagggccctcTGGAATCTGccttggttttgtgtttgtttttcccgCTCTGCCCGTGGCAGAAGGAGCAGCTTTAGATGAAAAAAGTCATTTtccaatgtttttttttccccccaaagctctgctggagctccctCCTGTCCTTTCCAGTGGTTTTgttccttctcttccctgggAAATTCTCCTCCAGGAATATCCAGGCTCCTCCTGGATAAATGAAAACCAATTTTCGTGTCAGAACTGAAGCAGAACTTCTCCAAAGGGTTTCTGTTTTTCCCACTTCTGGGTTAAAACCAGAAGCTGGCAGCTCATTCCCAACTTTTATTCCTTCAGGATTTCctgcaggaatgggaatggcACTTTCCCCGTCCAGCACCTCTTACCCACACCAACATCCTGATCAAAGGAAATCTCATTCctaaatcccttttttttcccccagactTTGGAGTTTCATTGCTCTCATTTTGGAATTATTGGGATTATCAGGAGCTATTTCAATTTCCTGGGTGTCCTGCAGGCATTAAAAGCAGGAAGGGAGTTGGAAAATGACGAATTTGCAGCCAAGAACTGAGCAGGTATAAaaatgaggagagagaaaacatttggaaatcagaggttttgaaatctttcaaAACTTGATGTTTTCATTCCCagctttggggacatttgggttCATTTGGGGAAATTCATGACCACGAGtgtaaaattccttttttttttttttggttctttttgcTTGTGGGGTGACTCTGCCTTGCCAAACCCACCCTGGCTGCTGGGCCTGACCCCCCAAATTAAAAATGCCCAGGCCAAGGTTCTGCAGGTTGGGTGAAAGCATTGAGCCCACCCCAAACTCAGCTTCCCCTCTGTACAGTGTAAATGCCTTTGTTTGTTCCCGTCCTTCTCTTATTTCCTGCTTTATTCCCATCCTTATTTCCTGGACTCTTCccatctttattttatttcctgattATTCCCATCCTTATTTTATTTCCcaattttgtttccttccttaTTTTCTGTCCTGGTTATTCccatctttattttatttcctgctttATTCCCACCCTTATTTTAGTGCCTGCTTTGTTCTCATTTTATTTCCTGGCTATTCCCatccttattttattttattttattttatttcctgccTTATTCCCATCtctattttatttctcactttGTTCccatctttattttatttcctgctttgTTCCTctccttattttattttatttcctggtTATTCCcatgcttattttattttatttcctggtTATTCccattcttattttattttattttatttcctgctgtgttcccatccttattttctttcctgctttaTTCCCatccttattttctttccaggtCTTCATCCTTATTTTATTTCCTGGTTTTTCCCACCCttattttatttcctgattTATTCCCACCCTTATTTTATTCCCTGGTTTTGTACAATattggagcagctcctgcagcggTGGTGGTTCTGTGTTTGTAAATAAAGAGGTACCTTCCATTTCCTAAAATCCACGGGTAAATCTTggcttttccatggaaaaattgGGGGTTTCTGTCGTGCTGGAATTTGGGAATCTTTCAAACACGccgtgtttggggtttttcagggtattttttgttggttttagtGAAGGGAGAGGAGTAAAGCTGGAATAAAACCAACCCTGAGTGCTCAGGGAAtgaattcccagagaatccgtggctgtcccaggccaggctggacgggcTTTGGAGCATCTGGGATGGTGGCACGGGTGggatttgaggtcccttccctcCCAGAGCAGTCTGGAATTCCCAGATCCCTGAGTGCACTcggagctgggaggggagggcagctccagggggATTGGGGGTGGAAAATCCTCCTGGAGCTTTGGGAATTCCTCAGTTCGATTTAAGGAGTGTGAGGAAGGGGAATAGATCCGAATTTGGGTTTGTGGAGGAGCTTGACAAACCCAAATCCCTGTGGGAATCCAGGGATGCCCATCAGGAGACTCTGATTATGGGATGCCTTTTCCATAAAAGTGTGGTCAAAAACTACGGAGAACATGATTCCATAGAACTGTGGGGAGTTCCTCCATCAAAAAAACCTGGATTTTCTAGTGAAGAACCCTTCAGCAGTGCATTGTTTGTTTCCATAGAACTGTGGGGAGTTCCTCCatcaaaaaaaaccctggatTTTCCAGGGGAGAACGCTTCAGCAGTGCATCATTTTTTGGGATGCTTGAGCACTGCATGGATCCTACCAGAATCTCTCAGAGCGTTTTCCTGGGATGGCAGCGTGGGAACGATTCCTGTGGATCCATCAGTGGCTGTCTGGGGTCGGATCCCTCAGGAATGAGGGCTCTGagagctctcccagctcctgtggctcCTTCCAAGGCTGGGAATTTCAACCAGAACTTCACCTGGAGCTTCTGGAGCCCTCAGCTCCCGGGATTTGCTGGACCTTCCCTGAAGGTTCTTCCTTGGAATGTTTGGGGCTGTTGTGCCctggctgtgacatcagagctgCTCCCATGGGAACAGCTCCAGAGCTTGGTGTGGACACGGAGTGACCGGAGCCAAACTGGCTCAGACCACCCTGGATTCCCATGGATCAGCCCCAGTAGAGGTTGGAATGTTGGGGTTGGATTTGGGGagtgctccaggctgggatgtGTTTGTAAAAGTGAGGATTGGACAGGGCCACCATGAGGaactgggattttgggatttcctCACACTCCCCAGCATTATTTGGGAGATTCCAGCAGTTATTCCTGCTGGAAATTCGGAGTTTGGTGGGAAAATGAAAGTGGAGCCTCTCCTTTTCCAGTGAAAATCCATCCAAAATAAAACCCATCAAAAGCAACAAGGAAAGTCTTACAGGGAGGAGAGAATTTCACTGAAATTCCCGAACACAGCCAAAACTGATGGAATTTGGGCAGAATTGGATTGGACGCAATGGCTCAGAACATCCTCCTGTCCTGTTCAAAGAGCATTCCCGATGGAATTCCTGGAATTCCCACCCTGCCGGGTCCAGTAACGCCTTGCTGTGTCTTTTTTCAGTTGTGCCTCCAGCTCCACATCCGGGAGGATTTTCCCAGGTGGAAGGATTAGATCTGGTGGGATGTCAGAGACATCCCGAAGAACCTGGGAGATTCATGGAATGATTCCAGGGGGTTCGGAGTGCTGAACCCAGACACAAAAGCACCTGGAAGATGGAGCAGAGCCCCATCGTGGTGATCCTGCTGTGCGCGCTGTGCATTCCGGCAATGCTTCTCTTGGGATCAGGAATGGAGCTTCCCTTGGGATCAGGAATGGAGCTTCCCTTGGGATTGGGCTCGGAGCTTCCCTCGGGAGCAGGATCGGAGCTTCCCTTGGAACCGGGCTTGGAGCTTCCCTTGGGACCGGGATCGAAGCTTCCCTTGGAACCGGGCTCAGAACTTTCCTCGGAACCGGGATTGGAATCGGGGCTTTCCTTGGACCCAGGATCTGAGCTTCCATCAGGAGTGAGATCAGGCTCAGAGCTTCCCTCGGAACCAGGATTGGAGCTTCCCTCAGGAGCGAGATCGGGCTCAGAGCTTCCCTCAGAACCAGGATTGGAGCTTCCCTCGGGAGCGAGATCGGGCTCAGAGCTTCCCTCGGAACCGGGATCGGAGCTTTCCTCAGAACCGGAATCCGAGCTTCCCTCGGAACCGGGATCGGAGCTTTCCTCAGAACCGGAATCCGAGCTTCCCTCGGAAGCGAGATCAAGATCTGAGCTTCCCTCAGAGCTGGGATCAGGCTTCACTCTTCCCCCGGGCGCGGGGTCCATGCCGCTGGGGCTGAAGCCCATGGTGGCCGTGAACTCCACGCCCTGCAGCGTCACCTGCGGGCTGGGCTTgaagcaggagcagctgtgcgAGGTCAGCCCGGCCGGGGAGCGCCGCAACTGCTCCCTGGTGCGCTCGCGCTGCCTCACCGACTGGATCTGCGGCCTCCAGCACTTCAGTATTCCCGAGGGAAAACCCTTCAAGCTCATCTGCCTCTCCCCGGAGGCCGCCAGCCTGGAGGGACCAAATTTCGGCTACACCTGGAGGTTCGCCCGGGGGCTCATCACCACCAACGACCTCCTGTTCCACCCTTTCCGCaaccccagcccttccctgagCTTCTCGCCGGCGCTGGAGTCGCATTCCGGGACCTACCGCTGCGACGTGCAGGTGCTGAGCTCCTTCCAGCTCGTCAAGAGGATCTACTTCGGCCTCAGGGTGATCCCCAAGGCTCTGGTGGATCTGGACTTCGAGAAATCCCTgacctgggagcagcagcagctggccaGCGGGGAGGAACCACCGGGAAACGCCACGGGCGCCCCGGAGCATCGGGAGAGTTTTTGGAAGAAGCAGTGGTTTTACGAGGCCGTGCTGGGAATCGGGAGTGGGGTGATCATGGGGATCCTGTTCAGCGtcgggctctgctgcctgggcagggTTTGCAGGAAAAGAGCAGCACGAGAAATGAACGAAGATTGACGCAATTCCCTGGTTTTGGCTCTTTGTTAGGATCAGGAATTCAGGGTGGGAGTCGTGGGATCGTCCATTGTTGGATTTAGTGATCCtccccttccaactcaggacatcccatggatcccataaCCATTTCATGGGACATTTAGAATTTATTTGCAACAAACACAGCTTATTATTGAATATTTTTGGCTGCTTTGGAGCCTGGATTAAGAATTCAGGAATTCAGAATGGGATTCTTTGGGTTGTCCACAGTAGGATTTTGCTGATCCTCCCCTTCCAAATCAGGACATTCCATGGATCCCATAACTATTTCATGGGATATTTAGAATTTATTTGCAAAAGACACAGtttataaattaatattttaggcCACTTTGGAGCCTGGATTAGGAATTCAGGATGGGATTCTTGGGGTCGTCCACAGTTTTTCCTTTTACCAGGACAACACAAAAATGCTTTGATATCGAAAAACATGGGTATGgagggaaataattttattttttattatttgaatgAAAACCAAACCAGGCACTTCCCAGAGCTGATTcccagagggtttttttcaccTCCTGAACATGGAAAAAATTAGGAATGACCCATCACAGCGGGCTGGGAGTTAATGGTCCAGAGCTGCCCCATCTGCAGGAGCCTCTCTGCTCTTTGTCATGGAAATTTCAGTGTCTTGGGCCCAGCTGGGATTCCCAAATCCAGCAGGATGaaagctccagctctgctggggaagTCAGAGCGGGAGCCAAAAATCTCCTTCATCTTTGGATTGTGGGGTTTTGTAATTTCTGAGGGGAGCCAGAtgctcagagcagggaaaaTGAATCCATAattggggtttttatttggaGACCGAGGGCTGGGATGGCCACTGGGGTCCAGCTGTCACAAAGGGcctttaatgggatttttttcaggggTGCTCTTTGATTTTTGAAGGGATATTAAGGATTGGGGGATGTTTATCATAacaggggaaggaagggaggaggcaggaaaagggaatAGCAGAATTTGGAGCTCAATGCAAGTAGGGAAGTAAAAACCCTTGGAAGAGCATCCCCAtccctcattttttcccctctctccctgcAAAATCATCTTTTCTTAATCACTGCCCCTGTATTCACACCATAAAGGGcaaaaatttaggaaaaaatgtCTCTGCTCTGAACTCCAGGACCTTTGGGATCACCAGAGGCTGGagctggccagggctccttccctctctccatgcctcatccttccctctctccatccctcatccttccctctctccatccctcatccttccctctctccatccttcatccttccctctctccatccttcatccttccctctctccatccatccctcatccttccctctctccatccttccctctctccatcctccttccaaATCCCCCGAATTCCACTtctctccctggctctgcacacctTTAACCCCTGGGCTGTATTTTAGGAAGCTCCGAGAGGTTTTAAGGAGGATTCCAAGCCTTTTCCTCCCTGGCTGGGCATTAAATGTAGATTTTTGTGATTTCCCGAGGTCCAAGTGCTGGGTTTGCAGGTGCAGATCCTTCCCAACCCTGGATTAATGGAGTGGCAGAAGGGGCTGCCCAAAACAGGGTTTAACAAAGCCTGAGCTGCCCAGGAGAGGGATTTCCCTGCCACCACCTGGGCTAAAAAGGGCGAGGAATTGCCATTTAAAGGGAAAACTGCACATCGGGGCCCAGCCAGGAAATTCCAGGGCTGGGATTGCCCAGTCTGGCACGGTTTTCTCTGGGATTGAGGAATCACAGCCAGGGGAAATCCCTAAAACCCCCCTTGGGACGGAACCAGCAGCAACACCAAGCAATTCTCGTTAACTTTGGTCAACTGCTTTACTGGGAGACAGAGATTTCAACAGGCAACATCGATTCCCAGGCAgtcctgtggctgctcagctcagcattcctgcttttcccagcccctgcagtgcaGGGGGCTCCTCAGTGTCCCAGGGTTTCCTTGGGATGTCCAGCAGCCGTCGGAGCTGGAATCCAGAGCTGCTTCTTGGCTGGGTCTCAGCCTTTGCAGTCCCAATCCGAGCCTGGAATTTTGGCTGGGTGA from Passer domesticus isolate bPasDom1 chromosome 25, bPasDom1.hap1, whole genome shotgun sequence includes the following:
- the TMEM81 gene encoding transmembrane protein 81 codes for the protein MEQSPIVVILLCALCIPAMLLLGSGMELPLGSGMELPLGLGSELPSGAGSELPLEPGLELPLGPGSKLPLEPGSELSSEPGLESGLSLDPGSELPSGVRSGSELPSEPGLELPSGARSGSELPSEPGLELPSGARSGSELPSEPGSELSSEPESELPSEPGSELSSEPESELPSEARSRSELPSELGSGFTLPPGAGSMPLGLKPMVAVNSTPCSVTCGLGLKQEQLCEVSPAGERRNCSLVRSRCLTDWICGLQHFSIPEGKPFKLICLSPEAASLEGPNFGYTWRFARGLITTNDLLFHPFRNPSPSLSFSPALESHSGTYRCDVQVLSSFQLVKRIYFGLRVIPKALVDLDFEKSLTWEQQQLASGEEPPGNATGAPEHRESFWKKQWFYEAVLGIGSGVIMGILFSVGLCCLGRVCRKRAAREMNED